In Methylobacterium aquaticum, the following are encoded in one genomic region:
- the cas2 gene encoding CRISPR-associated endonuclease Cas2 — MLMLVAYDVNTESAAGRRRLRRVARACLDDGQRVQNSVFECEVEPAQWTALRARLVGEIDPQHDSLRFYRLGADARGRIEHVGAKPILDLDGPLLF, encoded by the coding sequence ATGCTGATGCTCGTGGCCTACGACGTGAACACTGAATCCGCAGCCGGACGGCGCCGCCTGCGCCGCGTCGCCCGGGCCTGCCTCGATGACGGCCAGCGGGTGCAGAACTCGGTGTTCGAGTGCGAGGTCGAGCCTGCGCAATGGACGGCTTTGCGCGCTCGCCTCGTCGGCGAGATCGATCCGCAGCACGACTCGCTCCGCTTCTACCGCCTGGGCGCCGACGCGCGCGGGCGGATCGAGCACGTCGGCGCCAAGCCGATCCTCGATCTGGACGGACCGCTGCTCTTCTAG
- a CDS encoding acyl-CoA synthetase, which translates to MGSDETLAGRDTHAGHEAARARRDTISDALRRTARRYRDRNALSFGDRRWSFAGLDRAVDRVARGLLETGLIRGDRLGALGRNSDAYLILWLACARAGLIHVPVNYALTGRELRYIVEQSGARALIVDPALAGTARETLDAANGPWFGTLFGGGTGFDVLRLAQGDGDPEPVDVRIADDDVVQLLYTSGTTAAPKGAMMTSRCLLAEYLSCIIALDFGPGDRALAALPLYHTAQMHAFTMPQLLAGAETVLIEAPAPETCLRLIEEHRLTSFFAPPTVWISLLRSPDFARRDLSSLRHVYYGASIMPVPVLEELRTRLPGARPYNCYGQSEIAPLATVLRPEEHDARPASCGRPVFNVETRVVDDALQDVAPGERGEIVHRSAQLMAGYWDKPEETEEAFRGGWFHSGDVGIMDEAGYITVVDRVKDVIKTGGTIVASREVEEVLFTHPSVSEVAVIALPHPRWIEAVTAIVVLRPGTSAGAEELIAHCRTGLAPFKVPKRILFQEDLPRNTAGKLLKRELRAQYGTLAWPGDEAQGAA; encoded by the coding sequence ATGGGATCCGACGAAACGCTCGCCGGGCGGGACACGCATGCGGGGCACGAGGCCGCGCGCGCACGGCGCGACACGATCTCCGACGCCCTGCGGCGCACGGCGCGACGCTATCGCGACCGCAACGCCCTGTCCTTCGGCGACCGGCGCTGGAGCTTCGCCGGCCTCGACCGCGCCGTCGACCGGGTCGCCCGCGGCCTGCTGGAGACCGGCCTGATCCGGGGCGACCGGCTCGGGGCGCTGGGGCGCAACTCGGATGCCTACCTGATCCTGTGGCTCGCCTGCGCCCGCGCCGGGCTGATCCACGTCCCGGTCAACTACGCGCTGACCGGGCGCGAGTTGCGCTACATCGTCGAGCAGTCCGGCGCCCGGGCCCTGATCGTCGATCCGGCGCTCGCGGGGACTGCCCGCGAGACCCTGGACGCGGCGAACGGCCCGTGGTTCGGCACCCTGTTCGGCGGCGGCACCGGCTTCGACGTGCTGCGTCTCGCGCAAGGCGACGGCGATCCGGAGCCGGTCGACGTCCGGATCGCCGACGACGATGTGGTGCAGCTTCTCTACACCTCCGGCACCACCGCGGCGCCGAAGGGCGCCATGATGACGAGCCGGTGCCTGCTGGCCGAATACCTCAGCTGCATCATCGCCCTCGATTTCGGCCCCGGCGACCGGGCGCTGGCCGCCCTGCCGCTCTACCACACGGCGCAGATGCACGCCTTCACCATGCCCCAGCTGCTCGCCGGGGCCGAGACGGTGCTGATCGAGGCCCCTGCCCCGGAGACCTGCCTGCGCCTGATCGAGGAGCATCGCCTCACCTCGTTCTTCGCGCCGCCGACGGTCTGGATCAGCCTGCTGCGCTCGCCCGACTTCGCCCGGCGGGACCTCTCCTCCCTGCGCCACGTGTATTACGGCGCCTCGATCATGCCGGTGCCCGTGCTGGAGGAGTTGCGCACCCGCCTGCCCGGCGCAAGGCCCTACAATTGCTACGGCCAGAGCGAGATCGCCCCGCTCGCCACGGTTCTGCGGCCCGAGGAGCACGATGCCCGCCCGGCCTCCTGCGGCCGCCCGGTGTTCAATGTCGAGACCCGGGTGGTCGACGACGCCCTCCAGGACGTGGCCCCGGGCGAGCGCGGCGAGATCGTGCACCGCTCGGCCCAGCTGATGGCCGGGTACTGGGACAAGCCGGAGGAGACCGAAGAGGCGTTTCGCGGCGGCTGGTTCCATTCGGGCGACGTCGGGATCATGGACGAGGCCGGCTACATCACGGTGGTCGACCGAGTGAAGGACGTGATCAAGACCGGCGGTACCATCGTGGCGAGCCGCGAGGTCGAGGAGGTGCTGTTCACCCATCCGAGCGTGTCGGAGGTGGCGGTGATCGCCCTGCCCCATCCGCGCTGGATCGAGGCGGTGACGGCAATCGTCGTGCTGCGGCCGGGGACCAGCGCCGGGGCCGAGGAACTGATCGCCCATTGCCGCACCGGGCTGGCGCCGTTCAAGGTTCCAAAGCGCATCCTGTTCCAGGAGGATCTGCCCCGCAACACCGCCGGCAAGCTGCTCAAGCGGGAATTACGGGCGCAGTACGGGACGCTCGCCTGGCCGGGCGACGAGGCGCAAGGCGCGGCGTGA
- a CDS encoding amidase, producing MSTELWRLSATGLGRLFAAGRASPVDALEAGQARAAAWEPHLNAIARDNLRARDEAEASAARWRAGAPLSPLDGVPMTVKEFLVTEGLPSTYAEPGEAAPSPHDELPVARARRAGLVMLAKTTMPEFAVQGYTASARFGVTRNPWNVALTPGGSTGGGAAATAAGYAPIALGTDGGGSLRRPAAHTGLVGLKSSLGRVPRQGGLPSPLLDFEVAGALTRTVADSRAVLHLMQGADPRVLWSSFAPGPVPERRLRARYVERIGDAPLDPVVAAACRRALSHLDALGVEIQEGPLPFEIAGLNALWPEIGKIGLARLFEADPALAARASAPYRAMAEEGRRAPATLLAAVLERVQALRNAANAAFTEIDLLVTPRRRRCPGRRMRSIRR from the coding sequence ATGAGCACCGAGCTGTGGCGGCTCTCCGCGACCGGGCTCGGCCGGCTCTTCGCCGCGGGCCGCGCCTCGCCGGTCGACGCCCTGGAGGCGGGGCAGGCCCGCGCCGCCGCGTGGGAGCCGCACCTCAACGCGATCGCCCGGGATAATCTGCGGGCCCGGGACGAGGCCGAGGCGAGCGCCGCCCGCTGGCGCGCCGGCGCCCCGCTCTCGCCCCTCGACGGCGTGCCGATGACCGTGAAGGAATTCCTGGTCACCGAGGGGCTGCCCTCGACCTATGCCGAGCCGGGCGAGGCCGCTCCCTCGCCCCACGACGAACTGCCCGTCGCGCGGGCCCGCCGCGCCGGCCTGGTGATGCTGGCCAAGACCACGATGCCGGAATTCGCGGTGCAAGGTTACACGGCATCTGCCCGTTTCGGCGTCACCCGCAACCCGTGGAACGTCGCCCTCACCCCCGGCGGCTCGACCGGCGGCGGGGCTGCCGCGACCGCCGCCGGCTACGCGCCGATCGCGCTCGGCACCGATGGCGGCGGATCCCTGCGCCGTCCCGCCGCGCATACCGGCCTCGTCGGGCTGAAGAGCAGCCTCGGCCGGGTGCCGCGCCAGGGCGGCCTGCCCTCGCCGCTCCTCGATTTCGAGGTGGCGGGCGCGCTGACCCGCACCGTCGCCGACAGCCGTGCGGTGCTGCACCTGATGCAGGGCGCCGATCCGCGGGTGCTGTGGTCGAGCTTCGCGCCGGGTCCGGTGCCTGAGCGCCGCCTGCGCGCCCGCTACGTCGAGCGCATCGGCGACGCGCCCCTCGATCCGGTCGTCGCCGCCGCGTGCCGGCGGGCGCTCAGCCATCTCGACGCGCTCGGCGTGGAGATCCAGGAGGGGCCGCTGCCGTTCGAGATCGCCGGCCTGAACGCCCTGTGGCCCGAGATCGGCAAGATCGGCCTCGCCCGCCTGTTCGAGGCCGATCCGGCGCTGGCCGCCCGGGCGAGCGCGCCGTACCGGGCCATGGCCGAAGAGGGCAGGCGGGCTCCCGCCACCCTGCTCGCCGCTGTCCTCGAGCGGGTGCAGGCCCTGCGCAACGCCGCGAACGCCGCGTTCACGGAGATCGACCTCCTCGTCACCCCTCGGCGGCGGCGATGCCCTGGGCGGCGGATGCGGTCTATCCGGAGGTGA
- a CDS encoding hydroxyisourate hydrolase, translating to MRGGGISVHAVDVAEGCPALGLRVTLAALEESGPRPVAEGVIGRDGTFDHPVVRGVGISPGIYEAVFHLGDYFTARGHPGPHFLDRVPFRFTLADAAEHHHLPLKFTRFGYAVFRGV from the coding sequence ATGAGGGGGGGCGGCATCTCGGTCCATGCGGTCGACGTGGCGGAGGGCTGCCCGGCCCTCGGCCTGCGGGTCACCCTCGCGGCCCTGGAGGAGTCGGGCCCGCGCCCGGTCGCCGAGGGGGTGATCGGGAGGGACGGCACCTTCGACCATCCGGTCGTGCGCGGGGTCGGGATCTCACCCGGCATCTACGAGGCGGTGTTCCACCTCGGCGACTACTTCACCGCGCGGGGGCATCCCGGCCCGCATTTCCTCGACCGGGTGCCGTTCCGCTTCACCCTCGCCGATGCGGCGGAGCATCACCACCTGCCGCTGAAGTTCACGCGCTTCGGCTACGCCGTGTTCCGGGGGGTGTGA
- a CDS encoding SDR family NAD(P)-dependent oxidoreductase: protein MKVNGVAAIVTGGGSGLGAATGRALAAAGAKVALLDLNEGAAAEVAGEIGGLALPCDVSDAGSAEAAVARAAEAHGPARILVNCAGVATAGRIVGRNGPLDLAAYSKVIQVNLIGSFNLMRLVAAGALALDPLEGGERGVIISTASVAAYEGQVGQAAYASSKAGIVGLTLPAAREFAPAGIRVCAIAPGIFETPMLRGLPQEVQDSLGAAVPFPSRLGKPEEYARLAMAIIDNPMLNGEVIRLDGALRMQAK from the coding sequence ATGAAGGTCAACGGCGTAGCGGCCATCGTCACGGGCGGCGGTTCGGGCTTGGGCGCGGCGACCGGCCGGGCGCTGGCGGCGGCGGGCGCGAAGGTCGCGCTCCTCGACCTCAACGAGGGCGCCGCCGCGGAGGTCGCGGGCGAGATCGGCGGCCTCGCCCTCCCCTGCGACGTGAGCGATGCAGGCAGCGCCGAGGCGGCGGTGGCCCGGGCGGCGGAGGCACACGGCCCGGCCCGCATCCTGGTCAACTGCGCCGGCGTCGCCACCGCCGGCCGCATCGTCGGCCGCAACGGCCCGCTCGATCTCGCGGCCTATTCCAAGGTGATCCAGGTCAACCTGATCGGCAGCTTCAACCTGATGCGGCTGGTGGCGGCCGGCGCCCTGGCGCTCGATCCGCTGGAAGGGGGCGAGCGCGGCGTCATCATCTCGACCGCCTCGGTCGCGGCCTATGAGGGCCAGGTCGGCCAGGCGGCCTACGCGTCCTCGAAGGCCGGCATCGTCGGCCTGACCCTGCCGGCGGCGCGGGAATTCGCGCCGGCCGGGATCCGGGTCTGCGCCATCGCGCCCGGCATCTTCGAGACGCCGATGCTGCGCGGCCTGCCGCAGGAGGTGCAGGATTCGCTCGGCGCCGCGGTGCCGTTCCCATCGCGGCTGGGCAAGCCGGAGGAATATGCCAGGCTGGCGATGGCGATCATCGACAACCCGATGCTCAACGGCGAGGTCATCCGCCTCGACGGGGCGTTGCGGATGCAGGCGAAGTAG
- a CDS encoding CaiB/BaiF CoA transferase family protein codes for MNPAGQGGPLAGLRIVEFAGIGPGPFAAMLLADMGAELVRLDRPGGSDPYSKNVVARGRPTVTVDLKDPGDLASTLALLETADALIEGFRPGVMERLGLGPDVVLARNPRLVYGRMTGWGQDGPLARSAGHDITYMAVTGALAAIGPAEHPVPPLNLVGDYGGGSLYLVAGLLAGLISAGRTGRGQVVDAAICDGAASLMAMFSELSSQGRWIDRREANLLDGGAPWYRTYACRDGRHVALGPLEPHFYALFRRLAGLDSDPDFDRRDEPEMWPVLRRKLEAVFLTKTRDEWCRLLEGTDACLAPVLTLTEAADHPHLAARGTFVTVDGTIQPAPAPRFSGTPSAIRPPSGPLTLADAISRWSGEGSFRS; via the coding sequence ATGAATCCAGCCGGGCAGGGCGGGCCGCTCGCAGGGCTACGCATCGTCGAATTCGCCGGCATCGGCCCCGGCCCGTTCGCGGCGATGCTGCTCGCCGACATGGGTGCCGAGCTGGTCCGGCTCGACCGGCCAGGGGGCAGCGATCCCTATTCGAAGAACGTGGTGGCGCGCGGCCGCCCGACCGTGACGGTCGACCTGAAGGATCCGGGCGACCTCGCCAGCACTCTCGCACTTTTGGAGACGGCCGATGCCCTGATCGAGGGATTCAGGCCCGGCGTGATGGAGCGGCTCGGCCTCGGGCCGGACGTCGTGCTCGCCCGCAACCCGCGCCTCGTCTACGGCCGCATGACCGGCTGGGGCCAGGACGGCCCGCTGGCCCGATCGGCCGGGCACGACATCACCTACATGGCGGTGACCGGCGCGCTCGCGGCGATCGGGCCGGCGGAGCACCCGGTGCCGCCGCTCAATCTCGTCGGCGATTACGGCGGCGGTTCGCTCTACCTGGTGGCGGGCCTCCTCGCCGGCCTCATCTCGGCCGGCCGCACCGGCCGGGGCCAGGTCGTCGATGCGGCGATCTGCGACGGCGCCGCCTCGCTGATGGCGATGTTCTCGGAGTTGTCGTCGCAAGGACGCTGGATCGACCGGCGCGAGGCGAACCTGCTCGATGGCGGCGCGCCCTGGTACCGCACATATGCCTGCCGCGACGGCCGCCACGTCGCTCTCGGGCCGCTCGAACCGCACTTCTACGCCCTGTTTCGCCGCCTCGCAGGCCTCGATTCCGACCCGGATTTCGACCGGCGCGACGAACCCGAGATGTGGCCTGTGCTGAGGCGCAAGCTCGAAGCCGTGTTCCTCACGAAGACCCGCGACGAGTGGTGCCGCCTCCTCGAAGGAACGGATGCTTGCCTGGCTCCCGTCCTCACCCTCACCGAGGCCGCCGATCACCCGCACCTCGCCGCACGAGGGACCTTCGTCACCGTCGACGGCACGATCCAGCCGGCGCCGGCGCCCCGGTTTTCCGGTACCCCCTCGGCAATCCGGCCGCCATCCGGACCGCTCACGCTGGCTGACGCGATCTCGCGCTGGAGCGGGGAGGGGAGTTTTCGAAGCTGA
- a CDS encoding transposase family protein: protein MRLDAATGCCPECGHASRSVHSRYHRHPSDLPLSTSQTKLRVEVRRFYCLNPTCRRRTFAKTPVDLLAPRARRTRRLGAAQARPRLRRCGRRASYRALPYAGKPRDRAAARHPHADARPAGSHPGRHRRLGIRKGRRYGTIVVDLDRRRVIDLLPDCTAPTVAGWLDRSSRPATEPLRVFRSLVGLGQAAEGRIRSQADPKPFV from the coding sequence GTGCGACTGGACGCAGCCACAGGCTGCTGCCCAGAATGCGGGCATGCGAGCCGGTCCGTCCATAGCCGCTACCACCGCCACCCCTCCGATCTGCCGTTGTCAACATCGCAGACCAAGCTCCGCGTCGAGGTGCGGCGGTTCTACTGCCTCAACCCGACCTGCCGACGCCGGACCTTCGCGAAGACGCCTGTGGACCTCCTCGCACCGCGCGCCCGGCGCACGCGGCGGCTCGGCGCGGCACAGGCCCGGCCTCGCCTGCGGCGGTGCGGGCGGCGCGCGTCTTATCGCGCACTTCCATATGCCGGCAAGCCGCGCGACCGTGCTGCGGCTCGTCACCCGCATGCCGATGCCCGACCCGCCGGCTCCCATCCGGGTCGGCATCGACGACTGGGGATCAGGAAGGGCCGCCGCTACGGCACGATCGTCGTCGACCTCGACCGTCGCCGCGTCATCGATCTCCTCCCGGATTGTACGGCACCCACGGTAGCCGGCTGGCTCGACCGCTCGTCCCGCCCGGCAACTGAACCGCTCCGGGTTTTTCGGAGTCTGGTTGGCTTGGGTCAGGCCGCCGAGGGGCGGATTCGGTCTCAGGCAGATCCTAAGCCGTTCGTCTAA
- a CDS encoding FAD-dependent monooxygenase, translated as MPGNAVCALAQLGLLDDLRRVGTRVRRREYRTHRDLLLFAVDEDAFWGMEMGPHCLRRADLLRLLQSGLPSGSVRHGTGIVASRQTPQGVEVDLEDGAVESGGLLVGADGVHSRIRRSLFDDRAPGAALLATQSWRFMVPNPGVEAWTLWAGAGALFLLIPVDHGEAYAWVSAGGGLANGLDPDRLRSAFGSFPRLVRDTLEAALARPDAIHHSPLEEVRSPAWTRDRVVLVGDAAHAIAPVWAQGAALALEDALVLADLLAKAGDWRSVGPDYERLRRPRVAHVQAMTDRLSRTATMPDWARNLLLPLIGPRSYRATYAPLRIAVTT; from the coding sequence TTGCCCGGCAATGCGGTCTGTGCGCTCGCCCAGCTCGGCCTGCTGGACGATCTGCGCAGGGTCGGGACGCGCGTGCGCCGGCGCGAGTATCGCACCCATCGCGACCTCCTGCTGTTCGCCGTCGACGAAGACGCGTTCTGGGGCATGGAGATGGGGCCGCATTGCCTGCGTCGCGCCGATCTGCTCCGGCTCCTGCAGAGTGGTCTCCCGAGCGGCAGCGTCCGCCACGGCACCGGGATCGTGGCGAGCCGGCAGACACCGCAGGGCGTGGAGGTCGATCTCGAGGACGGCGCCGTCGAGAGCGGCGGCCTGCTCGTCGGTGCGGATGGCGTGCATTCGCGGATCCGGCGCAGCCTGTTCGATGATCGCGCCCCGGGGGCGGCGCTGCTGGCGACGCAGAGCTGGCGGTTCATGGTGCCCAATCCCGGCGTCGAGGCCTGGACGCTGTGGGCCGGAGCGGGGGCGTTGTTCCTCCTCATCCCCGTCGATCACGGCGAAGCCTATGCCTGGGTCTCGGCGGGCGGCGGTCTCGCGAACGGCCTCGACCCGGATCGCCTGCGGAGCGCCTTCGGGTCGTTTCCCCGCCTGGTCCGCGACACCCTGGAGGCGGCCCTGGCCCGACCGGACGCGATCCACCATTCCCCGCTGGAGGAGGTTCGGAGTCCGGCCTGGACCCGCGACCGGGTCGTTCTCGTCGGAGATGCCGCCCACGCGATCGCCCCGGTCTGGGCGCAGGGCGCCGCGCTCGCGCTCGAAGACGCGCTTGTCCTGGCGGATCTCCTGGCGAAGGCCGGCGACTGGCGCTCCGTCGGCCCGGATTACGAGCGGCTGCGCCGGCCGCGGGTCGCCCATGTCCAGGCCATGACCGATCGCCTGTCGCGTACGGCGACGATGCCGGATTGGGCCCGGAACCTGCTGCTCCCTCTGATCGGGCCGCGCAGCTACCGGGCGACCTATGCGCCGCTCCGGATAGCGGTCACGACCTGA
- a CDS encoding CRISPR-associated endonuclease Cas3'', giving the protein MNGVYAHSVPGQATTQWEPLADHLARVGDTAARFADVFGWGELARLAGTLHDVGKASEAFQSYLRGLASSCDHSTAGARVAVAEYPGAVGRMLATIVAGHHAGLDDGDKIDARLDARQTGIPAFEGWQSHAAALPPMRGVGPTRRFARSGLPGFTDAFLTRMLFSCLVDADFLETERFYAGARPVPRGGYPAIAVLQARLRAHMDGLSAQARPGLVNSVRAEVLAAVRERAAMTPGLFTLTVPTGGGKTLASLTFALDHAARHGLRRVVHVAPFTAIIEQTAAVFRSALGEEAGILEHHATFDWQDAADRALDGGIGLDPVSRLRRAAENWDAPVVVTTAVQLFESLFANRTSRCRKLHNLARSVIVLDEAQALPLPLIRPCLAAIEELSRNYGASIVLCTATQPALRQVDGFKAGLPVDDTRELAPDPPRLSRALRRVAVERLAGPTPDETVARRFGEVPQMLCIVNSRRHAKILFDRIAHLPGAVHLSTLLCPRHRRAVLDGARAALRDGGPMRIVSTSLIEAGVDIDLPEVWRATAGLDAVAQAAGRCNREGMRDGPGRVVVFEPADAPPPRALDAVRRAAEAVLGTGRDPLAPDAIRAYFTELYWRKGEDAFDAPRLDGEIWPILPAIAERAKTQAFPFASIARAFRVIDDTMEPVIVPWRSGPDDDRADVLLDRIAAMDRPLGDDLRRLQAYLVPIPPKLRARWLALGRLRPIHAALEGTLLRLDDLAFYDPQTGLRLEDDADRAPEDNIIA; this is encoded by the coding sequence ATGAACGGGGTCTATGCTCACTCGGTGCCGGGCCAGGCGACCACGCAGTGGGAACCCCTGGCCGATCATCTCGCCCGGGTCGGCGACACGGCGGCGCGCTTCGCCGACGTCTTCGGCTGGGGTGAGCTGGCGCGACTGGCCGGCACGCTGCACGACGTCGGCAAGGCGTCGGAAGCGTTCCAGTCCTACCTGCGCGGCCTTGCCTCCAGCTGCGATCACTCGACGGCGGGCGCCCGGGTGGCGGTGGCCGAGTATCCCGGTGCGGTCGGGCGGATGCTCGCCACCATCGTCGCCGGCCACCACGCGGGCCTTGACGACGGCGACAAGATCGATGCCCGGCTCGATGCGCGCCAGACCGGGATCCCCGCCTTCGAGGGCTGGCAGAGCCATGCCGCGGCGCTCCCGCCGATGAGGGGGGTGGGACCGACGCGGCGCTTCGCCCGGAGCGGACTGCCGGGCTTCACCGATGCGTTCCTCACGCGGATGCTCTTTTCCTGCCTGGTCGACGCCGACTTCCTGGAGACCGAGCGCTTCTACGCCGGCGCCCGGCCGGTCCCCCGCGGAGGCTACCCCGCGATCGCCGTTCTCCAGGCACGGCTCCGCGCCCATATGGACGGGCTGTCGGCACAGGCCCGCCCCGGCCTGGTCAACTCCGTGCGGGCCGAGGTGCTGGCGGCCGTTCGCGAGCGGGCGGCCATGACACCGGGCCTCTTCACCCTCACGGTGCCGACGGGCGGCGGGAAGACGCTGGCCTCCCTCACCTTCGCCCTCGATCACGCGGCGCGGCACGGCCTGCGCCGGGTCGTCCACGTGGCGCCGTTCACCGCGATCATCGAGCAGACCGCCGCCGTGTTCCGCTCCGCCCTCGGAGAGGAAGCGGGCATCCTCGAGCACCACGCCACCTTCGACTGGCAGGACGCGGCGGACCGGGCCCTGGACGGGGGAATCGGCCTCGATCCGGTCTCGCGTCTGCGCCGTGCGGCCGAGAACTGGGACGCACCCGTGGTCGTCACCACGGCGGTGCAGCTCTTCGAGAGCCTGTTCGCGAACCGCACCTCGCGCTGCCGCAAGCTGCACAACCTCGCCCGGAGCGTCATCGTGCTCGACGAGGCGCAGGCGCTGCCCCTGCCGTTGATCCGGCCGTGCCTGGCCGCGATCGAGGAGTTGAGCCGCAATTACGGCGCCAGCATCGTGCTCTGCACGGCGACGCAGCCCGCCCTGCGCCAGGTCGACGGCTTCAAGGCGGGGCTGCCGGTCGACGACACCCGCGAACTCGCCCCCGATCCGCCTCGGCTCTCCCGTGCGCTGCGACGGGTCGCGGTCGAGCGGCTCGCCGGTCCGACCCCCGACGAGACGGTGGCGCGGCGCTTCGGCGAGGTTCCGCAGATGCTCTGCATCGTCAACAGCCGCCGGCACGCCAAGATCCTGTTCGATCGCATCGCGCACCTGCCGGGCGCCGTCCATCTCAGCACCCTCCTGTGCCCGCGCCATCGCCGGGCCGTGCTCGACGGCGCCCGGGCCGCCTTGCGCGACGGCGGCCCGATGAGGATCGTCAGCACCTCGCTGATCGAGGCGGGCGTCGACATCGACCTGCCGGAGGTCTGGCGCGCCACGGCCGGCCTCGACGCCGTGGCCCAGGCCGCGGGACGGTGCAATCGCGAGGGCATGCGGGACGGCCCCGGCCGGGTGGTCGTGTTCGAGCCGGCCGACGCGCCGCCGCCCCGTGCGCTCGACGCGGTCCGGCGTGCCGCCGAAGCGGTCCTCGGAACGGGACGCGACCCGCTCGCGCCCGATGCCATCCGAGCCTACTTTACGGAACTCTACTGGCGCAAAGGTGAGGACGCCTTCGATGCGCCTCGCCTCGACGGGGAGATCTGGCCGATCCTGCCCGCCATCGCCGAGCGGGCGAAGACGCAGGCCTTCCCGTTCGCCAGCATCGCCCGAGCCTTTCGCGTCATCGACGACACGATGGAGCCGGTCATCGTTCCGTGGCGGTCCGGTCCCGACGACGACCGGGCGGACGTCCTGCTCGACCGGATCGCCGCCATGGACCGTCCCCTCGGCGATGATCTGCGCCGCCTCCAGGCCTACCTCGTTCCCATTCCGCCCAAGCTGCGCGCGCGATGGCTGGCTCTCGGCCGCCTGCGGCCCATCCATGCTGCGCTCGAAGGCACTCTGCTGCGGCTCGACGACTTGGCGTTCTACGATCCGCAGACCGGCCTGAGACTGGAGGACGATGCCGACCGCGCACCGGAAGACAACATCATCGCGTGA